A stretch of Anaerobiospirillum thomasii DNA encodes these proteins:
- the serC gene encoding 3-phosphoserine/phosphohydroxythreonine transaminase, protein MAKAWNYNAGPSMIPVSVMEKAQKEFTDYNGLGLGIVEMSHRSAEYDAVAKNAEKLLRELLNIPDNYKVLFEQGGGRGQFAAICLNLLPEGGKADYFVTGHWSRCAYKECAEKYGEAILHECTEVDDNGQYFINYDKMQVTEGSSYAYLCYNETVNGLELNRLPDTGDVPLVIDMSSNILTRSIDVSKFGVIMFGAQKNVGPSGLTVTIVREDLLGSARKYCPSVFDWSVLAKFDSMYNTPTTFSWYMAGLAFEWIKEQGGVAELERRNIEKSNLLYDYVDNQDFYSCPIRREDRSRVNCVFTLKDESLNQEFLARAKELNLIGLKGHKVLGGMRASIYNAMPLEGVEVLVSFLKSFAKEHS, encoded by the coding sequence ATGGCTAAGGCATGGAACTATAATGCAGGTCCTTCAATGATTCCTGTCAGTGTCATGGAAAAGGCACAAAAGGAATTTACCGACTATAACGGCCTGGGACTTGGTATTGTGGAAATGTCACATCGTTCTGCTGAATATGATGCTGTGGCAAAAAATGCAGAAAAACTGCTGCGTGAGCTTTTAAACATACCTGATAACTACAAGGTGCTCTTTGAGCAGGGCGGCGGTCGTGGTCAGTTTGCAGCCATCTGTTTAAATCTGCTGCCAGAGGGTGGCAAGGCTGATTACTTTGTAACAGGCCACTGGTCAAGATGTGCCTATAAAGAGTGTGCAGAAAAATACGGCGAGGCCATACTGCACGAGTGCACCGAGGTTGATGACAATGGTCAGTATTTTATCAACTACGATAAAATGCAGGTTACAGAGGGTTCAAGCTATGCCTATCTGTGCTATAACGAGACTGTAAACGGTCTTGAGCTCAACCGTCTGCCAGATACAGGTGATGTACCGCTTGTTATTGATATGTCATCCAACATCCTGACCCGCAGCATTGATGTTTCAAAGTTTGGCGTCATTATGTTCGGCGCTCAGAAAAACGTAGGTCCATCTGGTCTTACTGTCACCATTGTGCGTGAGGATTTACTTGGCTCTGCCAGAAAGTACTGCCCTTCAGTCTTTGACTGGAGTGTGCTGGCTAAATTTGACTCAATGTACAACACTCCTACCACCTTCTCATGGTATATGGCAGGTCTTGCATTTGAGTGGATTAAAGAGCAGGGCGGTGTGGCTGAGCTTGAAAGACGCAATATTGAAAAGTCCAATCTGCTTTATGACTATGTTGACAATCAGGATTTCTACTCATGTCCTATAAGACGTGAGGACAGATCACGTGTCAACTGTGTCTTTACTTTAAAGGATGAGTCTTTAAATCAGGAATTTTTAGCCAGAGCTAAGGAGCTTAACCTCATTGGTCTTAAAGGCCACAAGGTTTTAGGCGGTATGCGCGCTAGCATCTACAATGCCATGCCGCTTGAGGGCGTTGAGGTTTTAGTCTCGTTCCTGAAGTCTTTTGCCAAAGAGCACAGCTAA
- a CDS encoding AMP-binding protein: MSKKDRPWHASYPSDVPTQVDCHPFENLTDLFDYAVRKYAHRKAYMNMNESLTYEELSNDVEHFASFLQHYWHMKKGDKLAIMLPNLMQYPIVVFGALKAGLSVVNVNPLYTPRELQTILVDSGATAIVVISNYAFNLQSIIAKTQIKYVLVTNVGDAFGFIKGHIVNFVVRFIKKMVPSYGFGDIVTFKHALHIGSLKEPEPVFVKYNDIAFLQYTGGTTGKPKGAMLSHGNLISNIAQAYGMYGPVLRQGEETIVTAIPLYHVFALTINCLLFTYIGATNILITDPRDTRSFIKDLARNADRISCITGVNTLFNLLINNKEFTSLKFSQLRLVVGGGAQVQSGVAQRFYDLTGHHILEGYGLTECSPLVAVCPYTTDHYTGSIGLPIPSTDVRIVDADGNDIWEINKSGELLIKGPQVMQGYYNNQSATDNVMDNGYVRTGDIAVWLEGGYIRIIDRIKDMILVSGFNVFPSEIEDVVSKNPKVLECAAIGIASETTGEAVRLVVVRKDPKLTAQEIIDYCREYLTPYKIPHSIIFTDTLPKSAIGKVLRRKLRENFANARTN, translated from the coding sequence ATGAGTAAAAAAGACAGGCCATGGCATGCAAGTTATCCTTCTGATGTACCTACGCAGGTGGACTGTCATCCTTTTGAAAATTTAACCGATCTCTTTGATTATGCGGTGCGCAAATATGCACACCGCAAGGCATATATGAACATGAATGAGAGCCTGACCTATGAGGAGCTCTCAAATGATGTCGAGCATTTTGCCTCCTTCTTGCAGCATTACTGGCATATGAAAAAAGGCGATAAGCTTGCCATAATGCTGCCAAATCTCATGCAGTATCCTATAGTGGTCTTTGGTGCTTTAAAAGCAGGTCTTAGTGTGGTCAATGTCAATCCACTCTATACCCCGCGTGAGCTGCAGACTATTTTGGTTGACTCCGGGGCTACTGCCATTGTGGTTATTTCAAACTATGCTTTTAATCTGCAGAGCATAATTGCCAAAACTCAGATAAAATATGTACTTGTCACCAATGTGGGCGATGCCTTTGGCTTTATCAAAGGTCATATTGTCAACTTTGTGGTGCGTTTTATCAAAAAAATGGTGCCAAGCTATGGCTTTGGTGATATTGTCACCTTTAAACATGCTTTGCATATAGGCTCACTAAAAGAGCCTGAGCCTGTCTTTGTCAAATACAATGACATTGCCTTTTTACAGTATACAGGCGGCACTACTGGCAAGCCTAAGGGAGCTATGCTCTCCCATGGCAATCTTATTTCCAATATTGCGCAGGCCTATGGTATGTACGGACCTGTGCTCAGGCAGGGTGAGGAGACTATTGTTACAGCCATTCCTCTGTATCATGTCTTTGCCCTTACTATAAACTGCCTGTTATTTACCTATATAGGCGCCACCAATATACTTATCACCGATCCGCGCGATACACGCTCCTTTATAAAAGATCTGGCGCGCAATGCCGACAGGATAAGCTGTATTACAGGCGTCAATACTCTGTTTAATCTACTTATAAATAATAAGGAATTTACCTCATTAAAGTTTTCACAGCTGCGTCTGGTGGTAGGCGGCGGTGCTCAGGTGCAGTCGGGAGTGGCACAGCGCTTTTATGATCTTACAGGACATCATATATTAGAAGGCTATGGCCTTACCGAGTGTTCACCTCTGGTGGCCGTGTGTCCGTACACTACCGATCACTACACAGGATCTATAGGTCTTCCTATACCATCTACAGATGTGCGTATTGTTGATGCTGACGGTAATGACATCTGGGAGATAAATAAATCAGGAGAGCTTTTAATCAAAGGCCCGCAGGTTATGCAGGGCTATTACAATAATCAAAGTGCCACAGATAATGTCATGGATAACGGCTATGTTAGAACAGGCGATATTGCTGTATGGCTTGAAGGTGGCTATATCAGGATTATTGACAGAATCAAGGATATGATTTTAGTCTCTGGCTTTAATGTTTTTCCATCAGAGATTGAAGATGTGGTAAGTAAAAATCCTAAAGTCCTTGAATGTGCCGCCATAGGTATAGCCTCTGAAACTACAGGTGAGGCTGTAAGACTGGTGGTGGTAAGAAAAGATCCAAAACTTACGGCACAGGAGATTATTGATTACTGCCGTGAGTATCTGACTCCTTATAAAATCCCTCACAGCATCATCTTTACAGATACTTTGCCAAAATCTGCCATAGGCAAGGTACTGCGACGTAAACTGCGCGAGAATTTTGCTAATGCAAGGACAAATTGA
- a CDS encoding ribonuclease D, with the protein MQGQIDYTFIDEEQALHNLVTVIKSLTADDYIAIDTEFIRVRTYYPVFALLQLKCRDRIYIVDPKALCIKQLLEAINNTKAYILMFSCDEDLEILYQASADFNLEKCLPERIYDVQLLCAFESTYYKPGLFKLINEVLNIDTAGDCSLTNWELRPLSDSQLCYAACDVAYLYELFTILKERVGARKFAWFESEMAHVISDNTQKIEPDMLYRAIAGAGALSKDSLLRLQYLCKKRYEIAIEHNIALNQLITSKALCTIAQSLPRNNKDLLKAGVKYGCLKEHGAVILKLVDEAMSLKTKADLIPPFDSFMHNGAHKVYIKRLKDYLKTVAVKEGIAGELLYSKRYIQDFFLPRNDGQAMLESSWRALCCKKLDGFKFKS; encoded by the coding sequence ATGCAAGGACAAATTGATTACACCTTTATAGATGAAGAACAAGCTCTGCACAATCTTGTAACTGTAATAAAATCTTTAACTGCCGACGATTACATTGCTATAGATACTGAATTTATACGTGTCAGAACCTATTATCCTGTTTTTGCTCTGCTGCAGCTAAAGTGCAGGGATAGGATTTATATTGTTGATCCAAAGGCTTTGTGTATAAAACAGCTGCTTGAGGCAATAAATAATACTAAAGCCTATATTCTTATGTTCTCATGCGATGAGGATCTGGAGATCTTATATCAGGCAAGCGCTGACTTTAATCTTGAAAAATGCCTGCCTGAGAGAATATATGATGTTCAGCTGCTGTGTGCTTTTGAGAGCACCTACTACAAGCCAGGTCTGTTTAAACTTATCAATGAGGTTTTAAATATAGATACGGCAGGTGACTGCTCACTGACCAACTGGGAGCTGCGCCCGCTTAGCGATTCACAGCTTTGCTATGCTGCCTGTGATGTGGCCTATTTATATGAGCTTTTTACCATCTTAAAGGAGAGGGTAGGGGCTAGAAAATTTGCCTGGTTTGAAAGTGAGATGGCTCATGTCATAAGTGATAATACACAGAAAATTGAGCCTGATATGCTCTACAGAGCAATAGCCGGAGCCGGAGCTTTGAGCAAAGATAGTCTTTTGCGCCTGCAGTATCTGTGCAAAAAGCGCTATGAGATTGCCATAGAGCACAATATAGCGCTCAATCAGCTTATAACCTCAAAAGCCCTGTGCACAATAGCTCAGAGTCTGCCACGCAATAATAAGGATCTGCTAAAGGCAGGAGTTAAATACGGCTGTCTTAAAGAGCATGGCGCTGTTATTTTAAAGCTTGTGGATGAGGCTATGTCTTTAAAAACCAAGGCAGATCTAATCCCGCCTTTTGACAGTTTTATGCACAATGGCGCGCATAAGGTCTATATAAAAAGACTTAAGGATTATCTAAAAACTGTGGCTGTAAAAGAGGGGATAGCAGGAGAGCTTTTGTACTCAAAACGCTATATTCAGGATTTCTTTTTACCAAGAAATGATGGGCAGGCCATGCTTGAGAGTTCATGGCGTGCTCTGTGCTGTAAAAAGCTCGATGGCTTTAAATTCAAATCATAA
- a CDS encoding AAA family ATPase — MIKNNGTVVLSGEEDFASHILNNGYYVDKTYYLNDLFINRGDKNTLFTRPRRFGKTLNMSMIKAFCELDYKNPGDITYQQKLFIDNGRNLAVAQDEYKELRDKVMGQLPVIYVSFRGVEGLCFHHAVDKILTKIALLYKYFLFLADSKKIPQAQKDLFLSIYNFCFNNKGKLQNDALLDTAISYCGTFIPTLADMLYTEYDRQVLILIDEYDVPLQKAVVAKEPYYDEMLGIIRDISVNTFKQDPDPWLYKGIVTGCLRIAHQSVFTDANNFTTFNVTDELYSSFFGFTQEETDKILCDFGEESKRDEIKKWYNGYRFGNDNIYCPWSLMKYCAALKQNGSNEPEAFWVNTSGNDIITLYTKNSIEAKKQGNIDKLQDLMDGKSIDIELSEFTVYPDIKSGLKFNAFSTMLLQTGYVTLADDSALRGNVRVKIPNYEVRKAFENRLGVLYSEDDATWSAQGYNLLDALLCNDIAKAQDIINTVLKTYISIRHSGHEQYYHGFMQGLLIEAVTDCGITMLDESESGLGYSDIILKDFMHKRAVILEFKRAGDEDLCLRTANEATEQIIKKRYADLFDTQYTQVYGIGIGFCRKYCEIASLGNMAKGQ, encoded by the coding sequence ATGATTAAAAACAATGGCACAGTTGTCTTATCTGGTGAAGAGGACTTTGCCAGTCATATTTTAAATAATGGCTATTATGTTGATAAGACATATTATCTTAATGATCTCTTTATAAACAGAGGTGATAAAAACACTTTATTCACAAGACCTCGCCGCTTTGGAAAAACCTTAAATATGTCCATGATAAAGGCCTTTTGTGAGCTTGACTATAAAAATCCAGGGGATATTACCTATCAGCAAAAGCTCTTTATAGACAATGGCCGTAATCTTGCTGTAGCTCAGGATGAGTATAAAGAGCTGCGCGATAAGGTTATGGGACAGTTGCCTGTTATCTATGTCTCTTTTAGAGGTGTTGAGGGCCTATGTTTTCATCATGCCGTTGATAAAATTCTTACTAAGATAGCACTGCTGTATAAATATTTTCTCTTTCTTGCTGATAGTAAAAAAATACCTCAGGCGCAAAAGGATCTTTTTTTAAGCATTTACAATTTTTGTTTTAATAACAAGGGTAAATTACAAAATGATGCTTTGCTTGATACAGCAATATCTTATTGTGGAACCTTCATACCAACACTAGCTGATATGCTCTATACAGAGTATGACAGACAAGTTTTAATCCTTATAGATGAGTATGATGTGCCATTGCAAAAGGCAGTTGTAGCCAAAGAGCCTTACTATGATGAAATGCTTGGCATTATCCGTGATATAAGTGTTAATACCTTTAAACAGGATCCTGATCCCTGGCTGTACAAGGGCATTGTCACAGGATGTCTAAGGATAGCTCATCAAAGTGTCTTTACTGATGCTAATAACTTTACCACCTTTAATGTAACCGATGAGCTTTACTCATCCTTCTTTGGCTTTACGCAGGAGGAGACTGATAAAATCCTTTGCGACTTTGGAGAAGAGTCTAAAAGAGACGAGATTAAAAAGTGGTATAACGGCTATAGATTTGGCAATGATAATATCTACTGCCCATGGTCTTTAATGAAGTATTGTGCCGCATTAAAACAAAATGGCAGCAATGAACCTGAGGCCTTCTGGGTCAACACCTCAGGCAATGACATTATTACTCTGTATACTAAAAACTCAATTGAGGCTAAAAAGCAAGGTAATATTGATAAATTACAGGACTTAATGGATGGCAAATCTATTGACATAGAGCTATCTGAATTTACTGTTTATCCTGATATTAAAAGTGGTCTGAAATTTAATGCCTTTAGCACTATGCTGCTGCAGACAGGTTATGTTACCTTAGCTGATGACTCAGCACTAAGAGGCAATGTCAGAGTTAAAATACCAAATTATGAGGTAAGAAAGGCCTTTGAAAACAGGCTTGGTGTTTTATATTCAGAGGACGATGCAACCTGGAGTGCACAGGGTTATAATCTTTTAGATGCATTACTGTGTAATGATATTGCCAAGGCTCAGGATATTATCAATACAGTATTAAAAACCTATATAAGTATTAGGCACTCAGGTCATGAGCAATACTATCATGGTTTTATGCAGGGTCTTTTGATAGAGGCTGTAACCGATTGTGGTATTACTATGTTAGATGAGAGTGAAAGTGGTCTTGGCTATAGCGATATTATACTTAAAGATTTTATGCATAAAAGAGCTGTAATCCTGGAGTTTAAGCGCGCTGGCGATGAAGATCTATGCCTTAGGACAGCTAATGAGGCCACAGAGCAGATTATTAAAAAAAGATATGCCGATCTTTTTGATACACAGTATACACAGGTATACGGCATAGGCATTGGCTTTTGTAGAAAATACTGTGAGATAGCATCTCTTGGCAATATGGCCAAAGGGCAATGA
- a CDS encoding AAA family ATPase — translation MMIKNNGTVVLSGEEDFANHILNNGYYVDKTYYLNDLFMNRGDKNTLFTRPRRFGKTLNMSMIKAFCELDYQNPGDTTYQQKLFIDNGRNFAVALDEYKELRDKVMGQLPVIYVSFKGIEGLCFKEAIEEFLNIIYEVYDNFLFLEESSILSDNDKKRFRKIYNVCTDEVDNLDESKSLNKAVSSCKSFISFLAFLLHKEFKRQVLILIDEYDVPLQKAVVAKEPYYDEMLSIIRSISISVFKQQGNPWLYKGIVTGCLRIAHQSVFTDANNSTTFNVTDELYSSFFGFTQEETDKILCDFGEESKRDEIKKWYNGYRFGNDNIYCPWSLMKYCAALKQNGSNEPEAFWVNTSGNDIITLYTKNSIEAKKQGNIDKLQDLMDGKSIDIELSEFTVYPDIKSGLKFNAFSTMLLQTGYVTLADDSALRGNVRVKIPNYEVRKAFENRLGVLYSEDDATWSAQGYNLLDALLCNDIAKAQDIINTVLKTYISIRHSGHEQYYHGFMQGLLIEAVTDCGITMLDESESGLGYSDIILKDFMHKRAVILEFKRAGDEDLCLRTANEASEQIIKKRYADLFDTQYTQVYGIGIGFCRKYCEIASLGNIAKQDTI, via the coding sequence ATGATGATTAAAAACAATGGCACAGTTGTCTTATCTGGTGAAGAGGACTTTGCCAATCATATTTTAAACAATGGCTATTATGTTGATAAGACATATTATCTTAATGATCTCTTTATGAACAGAGGTGATAAAAACACTTTATTCACAAGACCTCGTCGCTTTGGAAAAACCTTAAATATGTCCATGATTAAGGCCTTTTGTGAGCTTGACTATCAAAACCCAGGGGATACAACCTATCAGCAAAAACTCTTTATAGATAATGGCCGTAACTTTGCAGTGGCACTGGATGAGTACAAAGAGCTGCGCGATAAAGTTATGGGGCAGCTGCCTGTTATCTATGTCTCTTTTAAAGGTATTGAAGGTCTTTGTTTTAAAGAGGCCATAGAGGAGTTTTTGAATATAATATACGAGGTTTATGATAACTTCTTATTTTTAGAAGAAAGTAGCATACTCTCGGATAACGATAAAAAACGTTTTAGAAAGATTTATAACGTTTGTACAGATGAAGTAGATAATCTTGATGAGAGTAAAAGTTTAAATAAAGCTGTTTCTAGCTGTAAATCTTTTATAAGCTTTCTTGCTTTTCTTTTACATAAAGAATTTAAAAGACAGGTATTAATTCTTATAGATGAGTATGACGTACCCCTGCAAAAGGCTGTTGTGGCTAAAGAGCCTTACTATGATGAAATGCTCTCCATCATAAGAAGTATAAGCATATCTGTCTTTAAACAGCAGGGTAATCCATGGCTGTATAAGGGCATTGTCACAGGATGTCTAAGGATAGCTCATCAAAGTGTCTTTACTGATGCTAATAACTCTACCACCTTTAATGTAACCGATGAGCTTTACTCATCCTTCTTTGGCTTTACGCAGGAGGAGACTGATAAAATCCTTTGCGACTTTGGAGAAGAGTCTAAAAGAGACGAGATTAAAAAGTGGTATAACGGCTATAGATTTGGCAATGATAATATCTACTGCCCATGGTCTTTAATGAAGTATTGTGCCGCATTAAAACAAAATGGCAGCAATGAACCTGAGGCCTTCTGGGTCAACACCTCAGGCAATGACATTATTACTCTGTATACTAAAAACTCAATTGAGGCTAAAAAGCAAGGTAATATTGATAAATTACAGGACTTAATGGATGGCAAATCTATTGACATAGAGCTATCTGAATTTACTGTTTATCCTGATATTAAAAGTGGTCTGAAATTTAATGCCTTTAGCACTATGCTGCTGCAGACAGGTTATGTTACCTTAGCTGATGACTCAGCACTAAGAGGCAATGTCAGAGTTAAAATACCAAATTATGAGGTAAGAAAGGCCTTTGAAAACAGGCTTGGTGTTTTATATTCAGAGGACGATGCAACCTGGAGTGCACAGGGTTATAATCTTTTAGATGCATTACTGTGTAATGATATTGCCAAGGCTCAGGATATTATCAATACAGTATTAAAAACCTATATAAGCATTAGACATTCAGGTCATGAGCAATACTATCATGGTTTTATGCAGGGTCTTTTGATAGAGGCTGTAACCGATTGTGGTATTACTATGTTAGATGAGAGTGAAAGTGGTCTTGGCTATAGCGATATTATACTTAAAGATTTTATGCATAAAAGAGCTGTAATCCTGGAGTTTAAGCGCGCTGGCGATGAAGATCTATGCCTTAGGACAGCTAATGAGGCCTCAGAGCAGATTATTAAAAAAAGATATGCCGATCTTTTTGATACACAGTATACACAGGTATACGGCATAGGTATTGGCTTTTGTAGAAAATACTGTGAGATAGCATCACTTGGCAATATTGCAAAGCAGGATACAATTTAG
- a CDS encoding sodium/sugar symporter: METMTHGLSTIDYMIFALYVLIIIGVGLAVSRKNKQSTEGYLLAGKSLPWWAVGASLIAANISAEQFIGMSGSGYSIGLGIASYEWMAAITLILVGKYFLPIFIEKGIYTIPEFVEKRYNKTLKTILAVFWICLYIFVNLASVLYLGGLALETILGIPMLYSIIGLALFALVYSVYGGLSAVVWTDVIQVAVLVVGGFATTYLAVSFVGQDAGFFAGLNTLFERSPDHFDMILDQSNPQFINLPGIAVLIGGLWVANLYYWGFNQYIIQRTFASKSVDEAQKGLVFAGYLKLIIPFIVVIPGIAAFVITNDPALMAQLGEQAQNFLPTSATADRAYPWLTQFLPAGVKGLVFAALAAAIVSSLASMLNSTATIFTLDIYKEYINKGASDSKLVNIGRLTAIVALGIAIFVAPLLGAIEQAFQFIQEYTGLVSPGILAVFMLGLFWKKTSTKGATIGVLASIPVALMLKFLPISMPFLDQMMYTFILTCAIIIFVSLATSETDDDPKGIPLTKEVFATSTSFKIGSYIVFLITAALYALFW; encoded by the coding sequence ATGGAGACGATGACTCACGGCCTGTCAACCATCGATTATATGATTTTTGCTTTATATGTATTAATCATTATCGGCGTTGGACTTGCAGTTTCACGTAAAAACAAACAGAGTACCGAAGGCTACTTACTCGCAGGCAAGTCACTGCCATGGTGGGCTGTTGGTGCCTCACTTATTGCCGCTAACATTTCAGCCGAGCAGTTCATTGGTATGTCAGGCTCTGGCTACTCAATCGGTCTTGGTATTGCATCCTATGAGTGGATGGCAGCCATTACCCTGATCCTGGTCGGTAAATATTTCCTCCCTATCTTTATTGAAAAGGGCATCTATACTATCCCAGAATTCGTTGAAAAGCGTTATAACAAGACTTTAAAGACAATTCTTGCCGTATTCTGGATCTGTCTGTACATCTTTGTAAACCTGGCCTCAGTATTATACTTAGGCGGTCTGGCACTTGAGACCATTCTTGGTATTCCAATGCTCTACTCAATCATTGGTCTTGCTCTCTTTGCCCTGGTCTACTCTGTATACGGTGGTCTGTCTGCTGTAGTATGGACTGACGTTATTCAGGTTGCCGTACTTGTTGTAGGCGGTTTTGCCACTACCTATCTTGCAGTCTCATTTGTAGGACAGGATGCAGGCTTCTTTGCAGGTCTTAACACCTTATTTGAAAGATCACCTGACCACTTTGACATGATTTTAGATCAGTCAAATCCACAGTTTATAAATCTGCCTGGTATTGCCGTACTTATCGGTGGTCTGTGGGTTGCCAACCTCTACTACTGGGGCTTTAATCAGTACATCATTCAAAGAACCTTTGCCTCAAAGTCAGTTGACGAGGCTCAAAAAGGTCTTGTTTTTGCAGGCTACTTAAAGCTTATCATTCCATTTATTGTGGTAATTCCAGGTATTGCAGCCTTCGTTATCACCAATGATCCGGCACTTATGGCTCAGCTTGGTGAGCAGGCTCAGAACTTCCTGCCAACCTCAGCTACAGCTGACAGAGCCTATCCATGGCTGACACAGTTCCTGCCAGCCGGAGTCAAGGGTCTTGTATTTGCAGCTCTGGCCGCAGCTATTGTGTCATCATTAGCCTCAATGCTTAACTCAACTGCCACCATCTTTACTCTTGATATCTACAAAGAGTACATCAATAAAGGCGCCTCGGACAGCAAACTTGTAAACATCGGCCGTTTAACAGCTATCGTTGCTTTAGGTATAGCTATTTTCGTAGCTCCTTTATTAGGTGCCATCGAGCAGGCCTTCCAGTTCATTCAGGAGTACACAGGCTTAGTATCTCCAGGTATTCTGGCTGTATTTATGTTAGGTCTGTTCTGGAAGAAGACCTCCACCAAGGGTGCAACCATCGGTGTTCTGGCCTCAATTCCAGTAGCCCTGATGCTCAAGTTCCTGCCAATCTCAATGCCATTCCTTGATCAGATGATGTACACCTTCATCCTAACCTGTGCCATCATCATCTTCGTATCACTGGCTACATCAGAGACTGACGATGATCCAAAGGGTATTCCACTTACCAAGGAAGTATTTGCAACCTCAACCTCATTTAAGATTGGTTCTTACATTGTCTTCCTCATTACAGCAGCTCTTTATGCTCTGTTCTGGTAA
- a CDS encoding IS1634 family transposase: MIYLDKTVDIPVSNVYFRQRGPDLYICEFIEPWKDDDGSRKSNRKRRIIGVPVNGERTDTQMHPNENYYKLRNLALPEANYAKVGLPGKHTSFEYAPGAVIYPAFPAIAYIALLQSGLYDKLIEAFKDSRLVDSMCFIATVYASGRTSLEALEELSTTFNAFNDAQGVTSQAASYLMRNLDTKKLRDFFKLWIPYASGSDCLAYDVTAFTSKAKLMREAEYGYTHGTVENLPLVNYALFSNERTGIPVFFDHYSGSLTDKANLKNIIDTALDRNLPENITLVMDRGMTTLDNLRHLKELKLKFIVGVPGTIKAVDEYLSSIATKEQSITNTITLKTRSGECETLYCYTEDFIWNDVKLKLHLYQSVQRRANKMADFFSSLEECKRAIADTKELPSGACIMADVKNCFVYQGKGRGRKLVLDEAIAQKYVNRLGTFALFSEPEANYTAQNALEYYRRREIDEANFDILKNDLNGLPLGIHNQSSLDGKFFILFIALVIKRTIMQRIRGFLRSNNKSYKYAVETLNNIKVEFRESEIAILESGQVEKNLDYLHQVNAPTKFAKSLLAAIVDPDGLIVKKSYLNLKVKRKKTKVRVKK; this comes from the coding sequence ATGATTTATTTAGACAAAACGGTTGATATTCCAGTATCTAATGTATACTTTCGCCAAAGAGGCCCTGATTTATACATTTGTGAATTTATAGAGCCTTGGAAAGATGATGATGGCTCAAGAAAGAGCAATCGCAAGCGTCGCATCATCGGGGTACCTGTAAATGGCGAGCGTACTGACACACAAATGCACCCAAATGAAAACTATTACAAACTAAGAAATCTTGCACTACCTGAGGCTAATTACGCTAAAGTTGGTCTGCCAGGGAAGCACACATCTTTTGAATACGCACCAGGTGCTGTAATATATCCAGCGTTTCCGGCCATTGCCTATATAGCACTCCTTCAGTCAGGGTTATACGATAAACTCATAGAAGCCTTTAAAGATTCAAGACTTGTTGACTCTATGTGCTTTATAGCAACAGTATACGCATCTGGCAGAACATCGCTTGAAGCACTTGAAGAGCTGTCTACTACCTTTAACGCTTTCAATGATGCACAAGGAGTAACATCGCAGGCTGCATCTTACCTAATGCGCAATCTTGATACCAAAAAACTGCGTGATTTCTTCAAGTTATGGATCCCTTATGCATCAGGAAGCGACTGTCTGGCTTATGATGTAACTGCCTTTACTTCAAAAGCAAAACTTATGAGAGAGGCAGAGTATGGCTACACACATGGAACTGTAGAAAATCTGCCACTTGTAAACTATGCCTTATTTAGCAATGAGCGTACTGGCATACCTGTCTTTTTTGATCATTATTCAGGAAGTCTTACCGACAAAGCCAATCTCAAGAATATTATTGATACAGCGCTAGATCGCAACCTCCCAGAGAATATTACTCTCGTTATGGACAGAGGTATGACAACGCTTGATAATCTCAGACACCTTAAAGAGCTTAAATTAAAATTTATTGTAGGTGTTCCTGGAACTATAAAGGCTGTTGACGAATATCTGAGCTCTATTGCTACTAAAGAGCAATCTATAACCAATACCATAACTTTAAAGACGCGCAGTGGTGAGTGCGAGACCTTATATTGCTACACTGAGGACTTTATCTGGAACGATGTAAAACTCAAACTGCATTTATACCAAAGCGTTCAAAGGCGTGCCAATAAGATGGCAGATTTCTTTTCATCCCTTGAGGAGTGTAAGAGAGCTATTGCCGATACCAAAGAGCTTCCATCAGGAGCCTGTATAATGGCAGATGTAAAAAACTGCTTTGTGTATCAAGGAAAAGGCCGAGGTAGAAAATTAGTTCTTGATGAAGCTATAGCTCAAAAATATGTTAATCGTCTTGGTACTTTTGCCTTATTTTCAGAGCCTGAAGCTAACTATACAGCACAGAATGCTTTGGAATATTATAGAAGGCGTGAAATTGATGAGGCTAACTTTGATATTTTAAAAAATGACCTTAACGGCCTGCCGTTGGGCATTCACAACCAGAGCTCCTTAGACGGCAAATTCTTTATTCTCTTCATAGCTTTGGTTATAAAAAGAACCATTATGCAACGCATTAGAGGCTTTCTGCGCTCTAATAATAAATCTTATAAATATGCCGTTGAGACTTTGAACAATATTAAAGTTGAGTTTAGAGAAAGCGAGATCGCAATACTTGAATCAGGTCAGGTTGAGAAAAATCTTGATTACTTACATCAGGTTAATGCTCCAACCAAGTTTGCAAAATCTTTGCTGGCAGCAATAGTAGATCCGGATGGGCTTATAGTAAAAAAATCATACTTAAATCTAAAGGTCAAAAGAAAAAAAACAAAAGTTAGAGTGAAAAAATAA